One region of Glutamicibacter sp. B1 genomic DNA includes:
- the ftsE gene encoding cell division ATP-binding protein FtsE: protein MIKFENVSMVYEPRQQNAALDDINIEINRGEFAFLVGESGSGKSTFLSLVLREKRSTDGAVYVAGQNLNRIPGRRVPKLRRDIGFVFQDFRLLRERTVFDNVAFAMEVIGASRAQIRERVPDALKLVGLEDKARRKPTELSGGEQQRVGIARAIVNKPSILLADEPTGNLDRKNSIEVMNVLNRINQNGTTVLMATHAHELVSEYRHRVIELQRGQVIRDEIEGQYTPMTTVVNQDGSRELLVGDSAVEHVEESQVTEDQKDEDQ from the coding sequence ATGATTAAATTCGAAAACGTCTCGATGGTTTATGAGCCACGACAGCAGAATGCTGCCTTGGACGATATAAACATCGAGATCAACCGCGGCGAATTCGCCTTCTTAGTCGGCGAATCCGGGTCCGGTAAGTCGACCTTCCTTAGCTTGGTGCTACGCGAAAAACGGTCCACAGATGGAGCCGTTTACGTTGCTGGCCAAAATCTGAACCGAATCCCCGGTCGTCGCGTGCCAAAACTACGTCGAGATATCGGATTCGTTTTCCAGGACTTCCGCCTCTTGCGCGAACGTACAGTTTTTGACAACGTCGCCTTCGCAATGGAGGTGATCGGAGCCTCACGAGCGCAAATTCGTGAGCGCGTTCCAGATGCATTGAAACTGGTCGGACTCGAAGACAAGGCCCGTCGTAAACCAACCGAGCTCTCCGGTGGTGAGCAACAGCGCGTTGGTATTGCACGTGCCATTGTGAACAAGCCATCGATCCTGCTGGCCGATGAACCTACTGGCAACCTTGACCGCAAGAACAGCATCGAAGTAATGAACGTGCTGAACCGAATTAATCAGAATGGGACAACCGTTTTGATGGCCACGCACGCCCACGAACTTGTCAGTGAATACCGTCATCGCGTCATTGAGCTGCAGCGCGGACAAGTTATCCGCGATGAGATTGAAGGTCAGTACACGCCTATGACCACCGTGGTGAACCAAGATGGTTCCCGCGAGCTGCTTGTTGGTGATTCGGCCGTAGAACACGTTGAAGAATCACAGGTTACTGAGGACCAGAAAGATGAGGACCAGTGA
- a CDS encoding SGNH/GDSL hydrolase family protein translates to MAWVTITNVKGPKGDKGDPGLGAENALQFKTSVPAGDVSTWTGLANAGIYRVPTQTQVNAITGIPLGAGPGNVLVSPVGSTTSTVTWMEYGDDASIWDRTVSTDTANVTGWVRRVKTKRVGTSLTLTGGSAAQTRTDFGGRLPVNFGVDIPRWRAHIRNYNLRDSNAYTGVLTITALSIGEAEIDAFGQYTGNWIEGTQQFLQGGITTPSSGSEVITNFFDYQVSKEKAYLLSYAFTGGSGQMVVEAQGGGFVLTNGSAAVNSVSTPSTMSKTMPLMFWIEAEVPEATPVKAVVGDSLSVGVSATLPVHDSWLAKLCRAEGALPMFWAASGDTLANFANDLAWKFHQWKALARPDVTYFAMGSNDIFGSGASLATMKQRFYDCWLKLRAFAGPNVVLCSIFPRFNGSAPEEAVRKQYNEWLETSLPGGASYFIDMAMAITNPDGSTLSLKYASSSTDIHLTSQGYARVTQFMVSTVVSKDQRYVVRETAGRTVSVWDYLNNREQLIYGDTGVRDVSSLVPAGITVTNLRISRTGRTVNVSAQAVTSSTAGHMTILDLPLGFRPDDGSQRAGVATSRSSNIVRPISPFTSLLRILDMPAGTLMEFGCSYTTADPWPTTLPGSAVGTIPYQ, encoded by the coding sequence ATGGCTTGGGTGACGATTACTAACGTCAAAGGCCCGAAGGGCGACAAGGGCGATCCTGGGCTTGGCGCAGAGAATGCGTTGCAGTTCAAGACGAGTGTCCCTGCTGGTGATGTTTCGACGTGGACTGGACTGGCGAACGCCGGGATCTATCGTGTTCCAACGCAGACACAGGTGAATGCCATTACCGGGATCCCGCTGGGCGCTGGTCCGGGCAATGTGCTGGTCAGCCCTGTGGGGTCCACGACCAGCACTGTGACGTGGATGGAGTACGGTGACGATGCGAGTATCTGGGATCGCACGGTCTCCACGGATACCGCTAATGTTACGGGCTGGGTGCGTCGGGTCAAGACGAAGCGTGTCGGCACTTCACTGACCCTGACTGGTGGTTCAGCAGCGCAGACGCGTACCGACTTCGGCGGCCGTCTCCCGGTGAACTTCGGTGTTGATATCCCACGCTGGCGCGCGCACATTCGCAACTATAACCTTCGTGATTCCAACGCCTACACTGGCGTGCTGACCATTACGGCGTTGTCTATTGGCGAAGCTGAGATAGATGCGTTCGGACAGTACACGGGCAACTGGATTGAGGGTACGCAGCAGTTCCTCCAGGGTGGAATAACGACTCCGAGCAGCGGTTCTGAAGTCATAACGAACTTCTTCGACTACCAGGTTTCGAAGGAGAAGGCGTATCTGCTGTCCTATGCCTTCACCGGAGGCAGCGGCCAGATGGTCGTTGAGGCCCAAGGCGGAGGGTTCGTACTCACCAATGGTTCTGCAGCCGTGAACTCGGTCAGCACACCTTCCACAATGTCGAAGACGATGCCGCTGATGTTCTGGATCGAAGCCGAAGTGCCGGAGGCAACGCCCGTGAAAGCGGTGGTTGGCGACTCTCTCAGTGTGGGCGTCTCAGCAACGTTGCCGGTGCATGATTCCTGGCTGGCCAAGCTATGCCGCGCCGAGGGTGCATTGCCGATGTTCTGGGCTGCCTCAGGAGACACGCTGGCGAACTTCGCCAATGACCTAGCGTGGAAGTTCCACCAGTGGAAGGCGTTGGCTCGTCCGGACGTCACGTACTTCGCGATGGGGTCGAATGACATTTTCGGCTCGGGGGCTTCTCTGGCGACCATGAAGCAGCGGTTCTATGACTGCTGGCTGAAACTTCGGGCCTTTGCCGGTCCGAACGTTGTGCTGTGTTCGATCTTCCCGCGGTTCAACGGTTCCGCACCTGAAGAAGCGGTCCGGAAGCAGTACAACGAATGGCTGGAAACCAGCTTGCCCGGTGGTGCTTCGTACTTCATCGACATGGCTATGGCGATCACGAATCCTGATGGGTCCACGCTGAGCCTGAAGTATGCTTCATCCTCCACGGACATTCACCTGACCTCGCAGGGGTACGCACGCGTCACCCAGTTCATGGTGAGCACCGTGGTGTCGAAGGACCAGCGGTACGTAGTCCGGGAGACAGCCGGACGCACCGTATCCGTGTGGGACTACCTGAATAACCGTGAGCAGTTGATCTACGGGGATACCGGAGTCCGCGACGTATCTTCGCTGGTGCCAGCCGGGATCACGGTGACGAACCTGCGCATCAGCAGGACGGGTCGAACCGTGAACGTCTCAGCGCAGGCGGTAACAAGCTCCACGGCTGGACACATGACCATCTTGGATCTGCCGCTAGGTTTCCGCCCAGATGACGGATCTCAGCGTGCCGGGGTCGCCACGAGTCGTTCCAGCAACATTGTCCGCCCGATCTCACCGTTCACGTCGTTGCTGCGAATCCTAGATATGCCAGCAGGAACACTGATGGAGTTCGGTTGTTCTTACACCACTGCTGACCCGTGGCCAACCACTCTTCCCGGCTCCGCAGTAGGAACAATCCCATACCAGTAA
- a CDS encoding TadE family protein produces the protein MCCVAKRGTSQFPKRVLTETKGSAVAEFVMISTLLVLIAMTLIQLALVLHVRNTLIDAASNGAHYGALANRSTADAQDRTRLLITESLHAGFAGNVSARSATIGESRVITVSVETQVPLIGLLPNGWGLHVQGEAVKYG, from the coding sequence ATGTGTTGCGTTGCGAAACGGGGAACGTCGCAGTTTCCGAAGCGGGTATTAACTGAGACCAAAGGATCAGCTGTTGCTGAGTTCGTCATGATCTCGACCTTGTTGGTTCTGATCGCGATGACGTTGATTCAACTCGCTTTGGTTCTGCACGTACGCAACACATTGATCGATGCCGCTTCAAACGGAGCCCATTATGGTGCTCTGGCGAACCGATCAACTGCCGATGCGCAGGACCGCACACGGCTCTTGATCACCGAGAGCCTGCATGCCGGTTTTGCCGGAAATGTCAGCGCTCGATCTGCAACCATAGGTGAGAGTCGCGTGATTACGGTATCCGTAGAAACCCAGGTGCCGTTGATTGGGCTGCTCCCTAACGGCTGGGGTCTGCATGTACAAGGTGAAGCTGTGAAATATGGCTAA
- a CDS encoding fluoride efflux transporter FluC translates to MPIKKFTVRRSEILLVFAGASVGTATRLAVSLALPREGSLPLAILLINLCGAFALGWLLTSLATRGPENSRRKKLRLLLGTGFMGGFTTYSALATDTMLLLTQGDAKTGLLYALGTVLFGALATWCGMLVGARTRTDPQGGK, encoded by the coding sequence ATGCCAATCAAGAAATTTACCGTGCGCCGAAGCGAAATCCTCTTGGTGTTCGCGGGGGCCAGCGTTGGAACCGCCACGAGGCTAGCGGTGAGCTTGGCCCTGCCGCGCGAAGGGTCGTTGCCGCTGGCCATCTTGCTGATCAACCTCTGCGGAGCGTTCGCCCTGGGTTGGCTGCTTACGTCCCTTGCTACCCGGGGCCCGGAAAATAGTCGACGTAAAAAATTGCGGTTACTGCTTGGCACCGGGTTCATGGGCGGATTCACCACCTATAGTGCGCTGGCGACCGACACAATGTTGCTTCTCACCCAAGGTGACGCAAAAACCGGTCTACTTTATGCGCTGGGCACCGTATTATTCGGTGCTTTGGCAACCTGGTGCGGCATGCTCGTAGGCGCCAGGACCCGTACTGATCCTCAGGGCGGGAAATAA
- the crcB gene encoding fluoride efflux transporter CrcB, whose amino-acid sequence MLMTPMLFVIVALCGGLGAVMRFALDTFISARSGGLLPWGTMTINVSGSLALGFFTGLLTGTGMDQTWLLAVGTGVLGGYTTFSTASFDTVRLLRAGRPLASLATAFGTLITAILAAYIGFLLATML is encoded by the coding sequence ATGCTCATGACTCCGATGCTCTTTGTGATTGTTGCACTGTGCGGTGGCCTAGGCGCAGTGATGCGCTTCGCGCTGGACACGTTCATCTCCGCTCGAAGCGGCGGCCTGCTTCCTTGGGGAACCATGACGATCAACGTCTCAGGCTCTCTCGCCCTAGGATTTTTCACCGGCTTGCTGACAGGCACCGGAATGGACCAAACTTGGCTACTAGCGGTGGGAACCGGGGTGCTCGGTGGCTACACCACGTTCTCCACTGCCAGTTTTGATACGGTGCGCCTCTTGCGCGCTGGTCGCCCGCTCGCCAGCCTGGCCACGGCCTTTGGCACACTCATTACGGCGATCTTGGCCGCCTACATCGGTTTCCTGCTCGCCACGATGCTCTGA
- the ftsX gene encoding permease-like cell division protein FtsX: protein MRLGFILREAAKGLRQNVVMVVSVVLVTFVSLTFVGASILLQLQINQMKGYWYDRMEVAIYLCDDTSSSPNCGGNSVTDAQRENIEKTLKSDQLAPYIKEYAYESKDQAYKNFLDQYKNSSLVDQITADQLPESFRVALVDPEKYPVINEAFSTVDGVDSVIDQRDLLEKVFQLVRVASAAAAVVAIVMIVCAVLLTGTTIQLSAMHRRLETTIMRLVGASKATIQLPFIIEGVIASLIGGLLASGTLWLLLKFLVEDKLASENVGVAFISTGEVWLVAPVLLIIGIVLATISSVVTLKRYLKV from the coding sequence GTGAGACTAGGATTTATCCTCCGCGAAGCGGCGAAGGGCCTGCGACAGAATGTCGTCATGGTCGTTTCAGTCGTACTGGTGACTTTCGTTTCGCTAACGTTTGTGGGTGCCTCTATTCTTCTGCAACTGCAGATTAATCAGATGAAGGGCTACTGGTATGACCGTATGGAGGTAGCCATCTACCTCTGTGACGACACCAGCTCTTCACCAAACTGTGGCGGAAACAGCGTTACTGATGCACAGCGAGAAAACATCGAAAAGACCCTAAAGTCTGATCAACTCGCACCGTACATCAAGGAATACGCTTACGAGTCTAAAGATCAGGCCTATAAGAACTTCTTGGATCAGTACAAGAACTCTTCCCTGGTTGATCAGATCACTGCAGACCAGTTACCTGAGTCCTTCCGCGTTGCACTAGTTGACCCCGAGAAGTATCCGGTAATCAATGAAGCCTTCTCGACTGTCGACGGAGTAGATTCCGTTATCGACCAGCGTGACCTTCTAGAAAAGGTCTTCCAGCTGGTGCGTGTTGCCTCCGCTGCAGCAGCCGTAGTGGCAATCGTCATGATCGTATGTGCAGTCTTGCTGACCGGAACTACGATCCAGCTTTCGGCAATGCATCGAAGGTTGGAAACGACCATCATGAGACTGGTGGGTGCCTCTAAAGCGACGATTCAGTTGCCCTTCATTATTGAAGGTGTGATCGCCTCGCTGATTGGTGGGCTGCTAGCTTCGGGGACTCTGTGGTTGCTGCTTAAGTTCCTTGTCGAAGACAAACTTGCTAGCGAGAATGTCGGTGTGGCATTCATTTCCACCGGTGAAGTTTGGCTTGTTGCGCCTGTCCTCTTGATAATTGGTATCGTTTTGGCCACAATTTCATCAGTGGTAACGTTGAAGCGTTACCTGAAGGTTTAG
- a CDS encoding DUF2568 domain-containing protein, protein MGKKSSQRVSPFLSGIYAVVAFLLEVGLLFAAALAAIAFIPWPTILAILTVVIPLLVIWAIFFSPKAVVKLRLRTRILLIHLIYLAGAYVLWLSVDHSFYAQSQIWAIAMLCLTGISAILVLATGGFVVPHDRTPKPIKRAPNRQATGAPKGRRAAR, encoded by the coding sequence ATGGGTAAAAAGAGCTCCCAGCGGGTATCGCCGTTCCTTTCTGGCATCTACGCAGTGGTTGCTTTTTTGCTTGAAGTGGGACTGCTATTCGCAGCTGCGCTGGCAGCGATCGCCTTCATTCCTTGGCCCACGATCTTAGCCATACTTACTGTCGTCATCCCGTTATTGGTTATTTGGGCCATTTTCTTCTCGCCCAAAGCCGTGGTAAAACTGCGTTTGCGCACTCGAATCTTGCTGATTCATCTCATCTACTTGGCCGGTGCCTACGTCTTGTGGCTCAGCGTCGACCATAGTTTTTACGCTCAATCACAGATCTGGGCCATTGCCATGCTCTGCCTGACCGGAATCAGTGCCATCCTGGTCTTGGCCACCGGCGGTTTTGTGGTGCCGCATGATCGAACGCCTAAACCCATCAAACGCGCGCCAAACCGTCAAGCAACCGGAGCCCCCAAAGGGCGTCGCGCAGCACGCTAA
- a CDS encoding metal-dependent transcriptional regulator, with protein sequence MLTTSEEDYLKALYTLTEWDDTEVSTGVLADQLGLSPASVTSMIQKLAGKGLVNHVPRKTVALSPSGRREALRMVRRHRLIETFLRDELGYGWDEVHDEAEALEHTVSDRFINALDARLGHPQHDPHGDAIPSADGTLPVSEAIRLDRFSGDCAIIDRISDEDPEFLRRAAIQGLVPGALIRLPHQLNFIEASLIWVRNANSK encoded by the coding sequence ATGTTAACCACCAGCGAAGAAGACTACCTCAAGGCGCTCTACACGCTCACTGAATGGGACGATACCGAGGTCAGCACGGGCGTATTGGCCGACCAATTGGGGCTCTCCCCTGCCTCGGTGACCTCCATGATCCAGAAATTGGCCGGCAAGGGGCTGGTGAACCATGTGCCGCGCAAAACCGTGGCACTCAGCCCCAGCGGGCGCCGCGAAGCTTTGCGCATGGTCCGCCGGCACCGGCTGATTGAGACTTTTCTGCGCGATGAGCTCGGCTATGGCTGGGACGAAGTGCACGATGAGGCCGAGGCCCTGGAACACACCGTCTCTGACCGCTTTATTAATGCGCTGGATGCCCGCCTTGGCCACCCCCAGCACGACCCGCACGGGGATGCGATCCCAAGCGCCGATGGCACCCTACCGGTTTCCGAGGCGATCCGCCTGGACCGCTTTAGTGGCGATTGCGCCATTATCGATCGCATTAGCGATGAGGACCCCGAGTTCCTGCGCCGTGCTGCGATCCAAGGCTTAGTGCCCGGAGCCCTCATCAGGCTCCCCCACCAACTAAATTTCATCGAGGCCTCACTGATCTGGGTCCGCAACGCTAATTCGAAGTGA
- a CDS encoding inositol monophosphatase family protein has translation MADFTLEQDLDFALTLADKVDQLTLARYGSNDLVVESKPDMTPVSDADRGAEQLILAELAEHRPQDSVLGEEFGVHGSGSRRWVIDPIDGTKNFVRRVPVWATLIALLVDDEPVLGVISAPALGRRWHAATGLGAYVSEPTGTGGERATRKISVSSVTELADSSLAYASLSGWKEAGKLEGFLELLDTAWRTRGYGDFYSYALLAEGAVDAAFEPELELYDMAALVPVVREAGGRFTSVSGVEGCHGGNALASNGKLHDVILPYLNR, from the coding sequence ATGGCAGATTTCACCCTTGAGCAAGATCTCGACTTCGCTTTGACCCTCGCCGACAAGGTCGACCAGTTGACCCTAGCCCGCTATGGTTCCAACGATTTGGTCGTCGAATCCAAACCGGATATGACCCCGGTGTCGGATGCCGATCGTGGGGCCGAGCAATTGATCTTGGCCGAACTGGCTGAACACCGCCCCCAGGATTCGGTGCTCGGTGAGGAATTCGGTGTGCACGGTAGCGGATCGCGGCGCTGGGTGATTGACCCGATCGACGGGACCAAAAACTTTGTGCGCCGTGTCCCTGTTTGGGCCACACTCATCGCGCTGTTGGTGGATGACGAGCCGGTGCTAGGCGTTATTTCTGCCCCTGCACTGGGTCGACGCTGGCATGCTGCCACCGGTTTGGGCGCCTACGTCAGTGAACCCACCGGAACGGGCGGTGAACGAGCCACCCGCAAGATTTCGGTATCCAGTGTCACCGAACTTGCCGATTCTTCCTTGGCCTACGCTTCGCTAAGTGGTTGGAAGGAGGCCGGGAAACTTGAGGGCTTCCTAGAGCTCTTGGATACCGCCTGGCGCACCCGCGGCTATGGGGACTTTTACTCCTACGCGCTACTGGCAGAAGGCGCCGTGGACGCGGCGTTCGAACCTGAACTGGAACTCTACGACATGGCGGCCCTGGTACCGGTGGTCCGCGAAGCCGGCGGCCGATTTACCTCGGTATCCGGTGTTGAAGGCTGCCACGGGGGCAATGCACTCGCCAGCAACGGCAAGCTGCACGACGTGATCCTCCCCTACCTCAATCGCTGA
- a CDS encoding peptidoglycan DD-metalloendopeptidase family protein, with protein MLSKAVRSKFLRATLGGAMALALTLPAGIVAADELDDKKAQVESNINDLEQDMEFLDADIQATDQKLRDQQAQVPAAEQALADAQSRVANAQAAVADLNDRLIAAQGTRDQVAAEIEANAKKISEAKEAMASIASEAYKRGGVSSGLDMILNMDSATEIADGLDLANRAMESQSATYNNLAQEQANNENNKVRLDAVEKEISSLKSQAEDALAQEQAARNQAQDAKNELDALVASTEKLGAELEAKKPQIQQKLASQQKEYAQVQADIKERQERLLREEAERKRKAAEAEAKRKAAYEAEQKRLAEEAAAKKKTYKKKAYVPTTTETPKASTSSGSSAWGLVKPTTSNNLTSSFGWRPTPAGTIDYGGQGGYVHAGIDWGFGGQCGAPITAAADGEVWTAGWGGTAGNKVLISHGVVNGKALATGYHHMSRVAVSVGQHVKQGQVIGYVGTTGNSTGCHLHFETIVNGTAVNPLGLL; from the coding sequence ATGCTGTCCAAAGCAGTGCGTAGTAAGTTCTTGCGCGCCACCCTCGGTGGCGCCATGGCACTGGCTTTAACTTTGCCAGCTGGAATTGTCGCAGCTGATGAGCTGGATGATAAGAAAGCCCAAGTTGAGAGCAATATCAACGATCTTGAGCAAGACATGGAGTTCTTGGACGCTGATATTCAGGCGACTGATCAGAAGTTGCGTGACCAACAGGCTCAGGTACCTGCTGCGGAACAGGCTCTCGCGGATGCGCAGAGCCGTGTGGCCAATGCTCAAGCGGCCGTCGCTGATTTGAACGACCGGCTAATTGCAGCTCAGGGAACTCGCGATCAGGTCGCTGCAGAAATTGAAGCCAATGCCAAGAAGATTTCTGAGGCCAAGGAAGCCATGGCTTCTATTGCTTCGGAAGCCTACAAGCGCGGTGGAGTTTCTAGCGGGCTGGACATGATCCTCAATATGGATTCAGCCACCGAAATTGCCGACGGTCTTGACCTGGCAAACCGTGCGATGGAATCCCAAAGCGCCACCTACAATAACTTGGCCCAAGAACAGGCAAACAATGAGAACAATAAAGTTCGACTTGATGCCGTTGAGAAGGAAATTTCTTCTCTAAAGTCACAGGCCGAGGATGCGCTGGCTCAGGAACAAGCTGCTCGTAATCAGGCGCAGGACGCAAAGAATGAACTCGATGCACTGGTTGCTAGCACCGAAAAGCTCGGAGCTGAACTTGAAGCCAAGAAGCCACAGATTCAACAAAAGCTAGCTTCGCAGCAGAAGGAATACGCGCAGGTTCAGGCCGATATCAAGGAACGCCAAGAGCGTTTGTTGCGGGAGGAAGCTGAGCGCAAGCGTAAGGCCGCAGAAGCCGAGGCAAAGCGTAAGGCAGCCTACGAGGCTGAGCAGAAACGTCTTGCCGAAGAAGCAGCTGCAAAGAAAAAGACGTACAAGAAAAAGGCCTACGTTCCTACAACCACTGAGACGCCCAAGGCGAGTACCTCCAGCGGTTCAAGCGCGTGGGGCCTGGTCAAGCCTACGACCAGCAACAATCTGACTTCAAGCTTTGGCTGGCGTCCAACCCCTGCTGGAACGATTGATTACGGTGGACAGGGCGGATATGTCCACGCAGGTATCGACTGGGGCTTTGGCGGCCAGTGTGGTGCGCCAATTACCGCTGCGGCCGACGGTGAAGTATGGACGGCCGGTTGGGGTGGTACCGCCGGAAACAAGGTACTCATTTCTCATGGTGTTGTTAATGGCAAAGCATTGGCGACCGGATACCACCACATGTCACGCGTAGCAGTGAGCGTGGGACAGCACGTCAAGCAGGGTCAAGTTATCGGCTATGTTGGCACCACCGGTAACTCCACAGGTTGCCACCTGCACTTCGAAACGATTGTCAACGGCACGGCCGTGAACCCATTGGGACTTCTCTAG
- the prfB gene encoding peptide chain release factor 2: MAKTDFSAEIRTLRSTFAAIEDVSDVDQIKADIATLSEEAGAPDLWDDPAAAQIVTSKLSYRQSELERLTKLKTRIDDLEVLVELAELEDDEETLQEADKELVSIHKALDDLEIVTLLNGEFDSRGAVVTIRSGAGGVDAADFAEMLLRMYLRWAEKRGYKATVMDTSYAEEAGLKSATFEIEEPYAFGTLSVEAGTHRLVRISPFDNQGRRQTSFAAVEVVPLIEQTDSIEIPESEIRVDVFRSSGPGGQSVNTTDSAVRMTHIPTGVVVSMQNEKSQIQNRAAALRVLQSRLLLLKKEQEDAQKKELAGDVKASWGDQMRSYVLNPYQMVKDLRTEHEVGNTQAVLDGEIDDFIDAGIRWRAGQRRPNK; the protein is encoded by the coding sequence ATGGCTAAAACTGACTTCTCTGCTGAAATCCGCACCCTGCGCTCAACTTTCGCTGCAATTGAAGATGTAAGCGATGTTGATCAGATCAAAGCTGACATTGCAACGCTCTCCGAAGAAGCAGGAGCTCCTGACCTGTGGGATGACCCTGCCGCGGCACAGATTGTCACGAGTAAGCTTTCCTACCGCCAGTCGGAACTTGAACGACTTACTAAACTCAAGACCCGAATTGACGATCTAGAAGTACTTGTCGAATTGGCCGAGCTTGAAGATGATGAAGAGACTCTGCAAGAAGCAGATAAAGAGCTAGTCAGTATCCATAAGGCTCTCGACGATCTAGAGATTGTCACCTTGCTTAACGGCGAATTCGATTCACGTGGTGCTGTGGTGACAATTCGTTCCGGCGCGGGTGGTGTCGATGCTGCAGATTTTGCAGAGATGCTACTGCGTATGTATTTGCGTTGGGCAGAGAAGCGTGGCTACAAGGCGACCGTGATGGATACGTCGTACGCAGAAGAAGCTGGGCTGAAATCGGCAACCTTCGAGATCGAAGAGCCTTACGCTTTTGGTACCTTGTCTGTGGAAGCTGGAACCCACCGTCTCGTGCGAATTTCGCCATTCGACAACCAGGGACGTCGCCAAACGTCGTTTGCAGCTGTGGAAGTCGTTCCGCTCATTGAACAAACAGACAGCATCGAAATCCCGGAATCTGAAATTCGTGTGGATGTGTTCCGTTCCTCGGGTCCCGGTGGGCAGAGCGTGAATACTACTGACTCAGCCGTTCGCATGACCCACATTCCTACCGGTGTTGTTGTTTCCATGCAGAATGAAAAGTCGCAGATCCAGAACCGAGCCGCAGCGCTTCGTGTTTTGCAGTCGAGACTTCTCCTTTTGAAAAAGGAGCAAGAAGACGCGCAAAAGAAGGAACTTGCCGGTGATGTGAAGGCTTCATGGGGCGACCAGATGCGTTCCTATGTCCTTAATCCTTATCAAATGGTCAAGGACCTGCGCACTGAACATGAAGTAGGAAATACTCAGGCAGTGCTCGACGGTGAAATCGACGATTTCATTGATGCAGGAATCCGTTGGCGTGCAGGCCAACGCCGTCCAAACAAATAG
- the smpB gene encoding SsrA-binding protein SmpB: MAKKNQEDRVIASNRKARHDFEILDTFEAGMVLTGTEVKSLREGKASLVDGFGQFYRGELYIENVYIPEYLNGSWTNHAARRRRKLLLHRQELLKIERKISEAGLTVVPLSLYFKSGRAKIEIGVARGKREYDKRQTLREQQDNREALRAMRERNRR, encoded by the coding sequence GTGGCTAAGAAGAACCAAGAAGATCGGGTGATCGCGAGCAACCGCAAGGCGCGCCACGATTTTGAAATTCTCGATACCTTCGAAGCTGGCATGGTCCTCACTGGCACCGAAGTAAAGTCATTACGCGAAGGTAAAGCCTCGCTGGTTGACGGTTTCGGCCAGTTCTACCGTGGTGAGCTTTATATCGAGAACGTCTACATCCCTGAGTACCTCAATGGATCGTGGACCAATCACGCGGCACGTAGGCGTCGTAAGCTCTTGTTGCACCGTCAAGAACTGCTCAAGATCGAGCGCAAAATTAGCGAAGCTGGACTTACAGTTGTCCCGCTGAGCCTGTACTTCAAGTCGGGCCGCGCCAAAATTGAGATCGGTGTTGCTCGCGGTAAGCGCGAGTACGACAAGCGCCAGACCTTGCGCGAACAACAGGATAACCGCGAGGCGTTGCGAGCGATGCGTGAGCGCAATCGCAGATAG